From Streptomyces sp. NBC_00237, a single genomic window includes:
- a CDS encoding transcriptional regulator: protein MYDIDTRKRALALVSQGRSLNSVSKQTGISRHAITCWLERIDPLPRALGSPPRSKPDDLAAYSYLLGLYLGDGHISAHTRGSGYYLRITCADAWPGLIEECRAAILAVHNECTAYLVQRQGCVNVTSSSQSWPVLFPQHGPGRKHERHIVLEKWQQDIVDTHPWEFIRGLVHSDGCRNMNWTTRLVGGERKRYEYPRYWFTNVSDDIRKLYTDTLDTLGVEWKDCTRHGQPYNISVARRASVALMDAHVGPKY from the coding sequence GTGTACGACATTGATACGCGCAAACGGGCCCTCGCTCTCGTCTCCCAGGGGCGCAGCCTCAACTCGGTGAGCAAGCAGACCGGCATATCCCGGCACGCCATCACCTGCTGGCTGGAGCGCATCGACCCACTACCGCGCGCTCTCGGCTCTCCCCCGCGCAGCAAACCGGATGACCTCGCCGCGTACAGCTACCTTCTCGGGCTCTATCTCGGAGATGGGCACATCAGCGCGCATACACGAGGAAGCGGCTATTACCTCCGCATTACGTGCGCGGATGCTTGGCCTGGACTCATTGAGGAGTGCAGGGCCGCGATCCTCGCTGTCCACAACGAGTGCACGGCCTATCTCGTCCAACGCCAAGGGTGCGTGAACGTGACAAGCTCCAGCCAGAGCTGGCCAGTTCTCTTCCCTCAACACGGCCCCGGCAGGAAGCACGAGCGCCACATCGTCCTCGAAAAGTGGCAACAGGACATCGTGGACACCCACCCCTGGGAGTTCATCCGGGGACTCGTCCATTCAGACGGCTGTCGCAACATGAACTGGACCACCCGCCTCGTGGGCGGTGAGCGCAAGCGGTACGAGTATCCGCGGTACTGGTTCACCAACGTCTCGGACGACATCCGGAAGCTCTACACGGACACCCTCGACACGCTGGGCGTCGAGTGGAAGGACTGCACCCGGCACGGCCAGCCGTACAACATCTCCGTGGCCCGACGGGCGTCCGTAGCCTTGATGGACGCCCATGTCGGGCCCAAGTACTGA
- a CDS encoding ANTAR domain-containing response regulator, protein MTTPESPQPPVADDDKSHVPPLTTRVVIAEDEALIRLDLKEMLEEEGYSVVGEAGDGAKAVELAREHKPDLVILDVKMPVLDGISAAEQIAAESIAPVLMLTAFSQRDLVERARDAGAMAYLVKPFSKSDVVPAIEMAVSRFAELKTLENEVADLTLRLETRKLVDRAKSILQTQYGLTEPAAFRWIQKTSMDRRLSMQQVAEAVIEDAEEKKAAKEQ, encoded by the coding sequence GTGACCACCCCCGAGTCGCCCCAGCCGCCCGTCGCCGACGACGACAAGTCGCACGTTCCGCCGCTGACGACCCGCGTCGTCATCGCCGAGGACGAAGCCCTCATCCGGCTCGACCTCAAGGAGATGCTGGAGGAAGAGGGCTACTCGGTCGTCGGCGAGGCCGGTGACGGCGCGAAGGCCGTCGAGCTGGCCCGGGAGCACAAGCCGGACCTGGTCATCCTCGACGTGAAGATGCCCGTCCTGGACGGCATCTCCGCCGCCGAGCAGATCGCCGCCGAGTCCATCGCCCCGGTCCTGATGCTCACGGCGTTCTCGCAGCGCGACCTGGTGGAGCGGGCGCGGGACGCAGGCGCGATGGCGTACCTCGTGAAGCCCTTCAGCAAGAGCGACGTCGTCCCGGCGATCGAGATGGCCGTCTCGCGTTTCGCGGAGCTGAAGACGCTGGAGAACGAGGTCGCGGACCTCACCCTGCGCCTGGAGACGCGCAAGCTCGTCGACCGGGCGAAGTCGATTCTTCAGACGCAGTACGGGCTGACGGAGCCCGCCGCGTTCCGGTGGATCCAGAAGACGTCGATGGACCGCCGTCTGTCCATGCAGCAGGTCGCGGAGGCGGTCATCGAGGACGCCGAGGAGAAGAAGGCGGCCAAGGAGCAGTAG
- a CDS encoding ABC transporter ATP-binding protein, with protein sequence MTALLEVEDLRVAYGKIEAVKGISFSVEEGQVVTLIGTNGAGKTTTLRTLSGLLKPSGGHITFDGKPLDGIPAHKIVSLGLAHSPEGRHIFPRLTITENLQLGAFLRSDKEGIQKDIQRAYDLFPILGERRKQAAGTLSGGEQQMLAMGRAMMSRPKLLMLDEPSMGLSPIMMQKIMATIVELRSTGTTILLVEQNAQAALSLADQGHVMEIGKIVLSGTGDNLLHDESVRKAYLGED encoded by the coding sequence GTGACCGCCCTTCTGGAGGTCGAGGACCTCCGCGTCGCCTACGGCAAGATCGAAGCCGTCAAGGGCATCTCCTTCAGCGTCGAAGAGGGCCAGGTCGTCACCCTCATCGGCACCAACGGCGCAGGCAAGACCACCACCCTGCGCACCCTCTCCGGACTCCTCAAACCGTCCGGCGGCCACATCACCTTCGACGGCAAACCCCTCGACGGCATACCCGCCCACAAGATCGTCTCCCTGGGCCTCGCCCACTCCCCCGAGGGCCGCCACATCTTCCCCCGGCTGACGATCACCGAAAACCTCCAGCTCGGAGCCTTCCTCCGCAGCGACAAAGAGGGCATCCAGAAGGACATCCAGCGCGCCTACGACCTCTTCCCCATCCTCGGGGAACGCCGCAAGCAGGCCGCAGGCACCCTCTCCGGCGGTGAGCAGCAAATGCTCGCCATGGGCCGCGCCATGATGTCCCGGCCCAAACTCCTCATGCTCGACGAGCCCTCCATGGGCCTCTCTCCGATCATGATGCAGAAGATCATGGCGACCATCGTCGAACTCCGCTCCACCGGCACCACCATCCTGCTCGTCGAACAGAACGCCCAAGCGGCGCTCTCCCTCGCCGACCAGGGCCACGTCATGGAGATCGGCAAGATCGTCCTCTCCGGCACCGGCGACAACCTCCTCCACGACGAGAGCGTCCGCAAGGCGTACCTCGGCGAGGACTGA
- a CDS encoding ABC transporter ATP-binding protein — translation MATPTATTTTVLDASGVTMRFGGLTAVRSVDLQVNTGEIVGLIGPNGAGKTTFFNCLTGLYVPTEGKVSYKGTVLPPKPHLVTQAGIARTFQNIRLFSNMTVLENVLVGRHTRTKEGLFSALLRGPGFKKAEAASHARAMELLEFIGLAHKADHLSRNLPYGEQRKLEIARALASDPGLLLLDEPTAGMNPQETRAAEELIFAIRDQGIAVLVIEHDMRFIFNLCDRVACLVQGEKLVEGTPDVVQSDERVVAAYLGTPFEGAPGAEEAAEVAAAEADAQADTTSTTRTDRTEGDTP, via the coding sequence ATGGCAACTCCCACAGCCACCACCACGACCGTCCTCGACGCCAGCGGCGTCACCATGCGCTTCGGCGGCCTCACCGCCGTCCGCAGCGTCGACCTCCAAGTCAACACCGGCGAAATCGTCGGCCTCATCGGACCCAACGGCGCCGGCAAGACCACCTTCTTCAACTGCCTCACCGGGCTCTACGTCCCCACCGAAGGCAAGGTCAGCTACAAAGGCACCGTCCTGCCACCCAAGCCCCACCTCGTCACCCAGGCAGGCATCGCCCGCACCTTCCAGAACATCCGCCTCTTCTCCAACATGACCGTTCTGGAAAACGTCCTCGTCGGCCGCCACACCCGCACCAAAGAGGGCCTCTTCTCCGCCCTCCTCCGCGGCCCCGGCTTCAAAAAAGCCGAAGCCGCATCCCACGCCCGCGCCATGGAACTGCTGGAATTCATCGGCCTCGCCCACAAGGCCGACCACCTCTCCCGCAACCTCCCCTACGGCGAACAACGCAAGCTCGAAATCGCCCGCGCACTCGCCAGCGACCCCGGCCTGCTGCTCCTCGACGAGCCCACCGCAGGCATGAACCCGCAGGAAACCCGCGCCGCCGAAGAACTCATCTTCGCCATCCGCGACCAAGGCATCGCCGTACTCGTCATCGAGCACGACATGCGCTTCATCTTCAACCTCTGCGACCGCGTCGCCTGCCTCGTCCAGGGCGAAAAACTCGTCGAAGGCACCCCCGACGTCGTCCAGAGCGACGAACGCGTCGTCGCCGCCTACCTCGGCACCCCCTTCGAAGGCGCCCCCGGCGCCGAAGAAGCCGCCGAAGTCGCCGCGGCGGAAGCGGACGCCCAAGCGGACACGACCAGCACCACCCGCACGGACCGCACCGAAGGAGACACCCCGTGA
- a CDS encoding branched-chain amino acid ABC transporter permease, whose amino-acid sequence MTTNLTKDTATGGTPLIPLPANTARITALAGSALALVGTFLAWTWSQEFPGNLTVTGYPGGLQTLTLAAALLTLLFTLSGYGVKGLRWLTPGGTNSPVRLLALGTLGTVGFTMGAISVVLGGLVNLDPGAWISGVGALIATIGAFALPDDTPAEDLPTTFWGRFRNSLRAPAPSTPKALPGWAEILVITAVFAFGLFVFAYGIDIEYPELFIGFLITVGFTFAALGKAGLPRRTSQLAGKHRKVAMLAALAAAICFPFTQTNDQYALIGAQVLIFATVALGLNVVVGLAGLLDLGYVAFLGVGAYTAALVSGTASSAFDVKFPFWAAALAGAAASLLFGVIIGAPTLRLRGDYLAIVTLGFGEIFRITVLNLNGTSGPDITNGSNGITNVPDLNIFGFDLGIQHDVLGFTLTRSANYFLLMLLFTVIVVLVFRRSAESRIGRAWVAIREDETAATAMGINGFRLKLMAFALGAALAGFAGSVQAHLGMSVTPEQYQFAGSVAPNSAFLLAAVILGGMGTIAGPLIGAALLYLIPAKLAFMQDYQLVLFGLALILLMRFKPEGLVADRRKKLEFHETDQLATPDDTLTGTGTGVTKAGA is encoded by the coding sequence ATGACCACCAACCTCACCAAGGACACCGCCACCGGCGGCACCCCCCTGATCCCGCTCCCCGCGAACACCGCCCGGATCACCGCCCTCGCAGGCTCCGCCCTCGCCCTCGTCGGCACCTTCCTCGCCTGGACCTGGAGCCAGGAATTCCCCGGCAACCTCACCGTCACCGGCTACCCCGGCGGACTCCAGACCCTCACCCTCGCCGCCGCCCTCCTCACCCTCCTCTTCACCCTCTCCGGGTACGGAGTGAAGGGCCTGCGCTGGCTCACCCCCGGCGGCACCAACAGCCCCGTGCGCCTCCTCGCCCTCGGCACCCTCGGCACCGTCGGCTTCACCATGGGCGCCATCTCCGTCGTACTCGGCGGACTCGTCAACCTCGACCCCGGAGCCTGGATCTCCGGCGTCGGCGCACTCATCGCCACCATCGGCGCCTTCGCACTCCCCGACGACACACCCGCCGAAGACCTCCCCACCACCTTCTGGGGACGCTTCCGCAACAGCCTCAGGGCACCCGCCCCCAGCACCCCCAAGGCACTCCCCGGCTGGGCCGAAATCCTCGTCATCACCGCCGTGTTCGCCTTCGGCCTCTTCGTCTTCGCCTACGGCATCGACATCGAGTACCCCGAACTCTTCATCGGGTTCCTCATCACCGTCGGCTTCACGTTCGCCGCACTCGGCAAAGCAGGACTCCCCCGCCGCACCAGCCAGCTCGCAGGCAAACACCGCAAGGTCGCCATGCTCGCCGCCCTGGCCGCAGCGATCTGCTTCCCCTTCACCCAGACCAACGACCAGTACGCCCTCATCGGCGCCCAGGTCCTCATCTTCGCCACCGTCGCCCTCGGCCTCAACGTCGTCGTCGGCCTCGCCGGACTCCTCGACCTCGGATACGTCGCCTTCCTCGGCGTCGGCGCCTACACCGCGGCCCTCGTCTCCGGCACCGCCAGCTCCGCCTTCGACGTCAAGTTCCCCTTCTGGGCAGCCGCACTCGCCGGAGCAGCCGCCTCACTCCTCTTCGGCGTCATCATCGGCGCACCGACCCTGAGACTCCGAGGCGACTACCTCGCCATCGTCACCCTCGGCTTCGGCGAAATCTTCCGCATCACCGTCCTCAACCTCAACGGCACCTCCGGACCCGACATCACCAACGGATCCAACGGCATCACCAACGTCCCCGACCTCAACATCTTCGGGTTCGACCTCGGCATCCAACACGACGTACTCGGCTTCACCCTCACCAGGTCAGCCAACTACTTCCTGCTGATGCTCCTCTTCACCGTCATCGTCGTCCTCGTCTTCCGACGCTCCGCCGAATCCCGCATCGGCCGCGCCTGGGTCGCCATCCGCGAAGACGAAACCGCCGCCACCGCCATGGGCATCAACGGCTTCCGCCTCAAACTCATGGCCTTCGCCCTCGGCGCCGCCCTCGCAGGCTTCGCCGGATCCGTCCAGGCACACCTCGGCATGAGCGTCACCCCCGAGCAGTACCAGTTCGCCGGATCCGTCGCCCCCAACTCCGCGTTCCTCCTCGCCGCCGTCATCCTCGGCGGCATGGGCACCATCGCGGGACCCCTCATCGGCGCGGCACTCCTCTACCTCATCCCGGCCAAACTCGCCTTCATGCAGGACTACCAGCTCGTCCTCTTCGGACTCGCCCTCATCCTCCTGATGCGCTTCAAGCCGGAAGGACTCGTCGCCGACCGCCGCAAGAAACTCGAATTCCACGAAACAGACCAACTCGCCACACCGGACGACACCCTGACCGGCACCGGCACCGGCGTCACGAAGGCGGGGGCGTGA
- a CDS encoding branched-chain amino acid ABC transporter permease produces the protein MHELPQQLANGLILGAMYGLIAIGYTMVYGIVQLINFAHGEIFMVGGFGALTVYLILPAGFSLGAAIPLMILGGMVVSVAVATAAERFAYRPLRGAPRLAPLITAIGLSIVLQQLVWQWYPDAKKDHVFPQLKGEAVSLLGANLQPGGIFLLIAAPLSMIVLGVFVNKTRTGRGMQATAQDPDTAKLMGINTDRIIVTAFAIGAAFAAIAAVGYGLHNGQVSFRMGFLLGLKAFTAAVLGGIGNIYGAMLGGLVLGVAEALATGYIAEIPGMELFGGGGWKDVWAFSLLIIVLLVRPQGLLGERVADRA, from the coding sequence GTGCACGAACTGCCGCAACAGCTGGCCAATGGACTCATCCTCGGCGCGATGTACGGTCTCATCGCGATCGGCTACACGATGGTCTACGGCATTGTCCAGCTCATCAACTTCGCCCACGGCGAGATATTCATGGTCGGCGGCTTCGGCGCCCTGACCGTCTACCTGATACTGCCCGCCGGGTTCTCCCTCGGCGCGGCGATCCCGCTCATGATCCTCGGCGGAATGGTCGTCTCCGTCGCCGTGGCGACCGCCGCGGAACGCTTCGCCTACCGCCCCCTGCGAGGCGCACCACGGCTGGCCCCCCTGATCACCGCGATCGGGCTCTCCATCGTTCTCCAGCAACTCGTCTGGCAGTGGTACCCCGACGCCAAGAAGGACCACGTCTTCCCCCAGCTCAAGGGCGAAGCCGTCAGCCTCCTCGGCGCCAACCTCCAGCCCGGCGGCATCTTCCTCCTCATCGCCGCCCCGCTCTCCATGATCGTCCTCGGCGTCTTCGTCAACAAGACCCGCACCGGCCGAGGCATGCAGGCCACCGCGCAGGACCCCGACACCGCCAAGCTCATGGGCATCAACACCGACCGCATCATCGTCACCGCCTTCGCGATCGGCGCCGCCTTCGCCGCCATCGCAGCCGTCGGCTACGGCCTCCACAACGGCCAAGTCAGCTTCCGCATGGGCTTCCTCCTCGGCCTCAAAGCCTTCACCGCAGCCGTCCTCGGCGGCATCGGCAACATCTACGGAGCCATGCTCGGCGGCCTCGTCCTCGGCGTCGCCGAAGCCCTCGCCACCGGATACATCGCCGAAATCCCCGGCATGGAACTCTTCGGCGGAGGCGGCTGGAAAGACGTCTGGGCCTTCAGCCTCCTCATCATCGTCCTCCTCGTCAGGCCCCAGGGCCTGCTCGGCGAGCGCGTCGCGGATCGGGCGTGA
- a CDS encoding branched-chain amino acid ABC transporter substrate-binding protein, producing MLILTTVLTTGALTLTACGSRDDKGGGDNGGGGKTKVVIGVDSPTSGDLSALGLGIRNSADLAIKTANKNNTVPGVEFVAQPLDDQGQPNVGQQNAAKFISDKTVVGVVGPLNSSISQVMQKPFTDANLTQVSPANTGTELTQGDGWKTGDKKRPFKAYFRTATTDQVQGAFAAKYLKETKKIDQVYLMDDQKTYGAGLAASFKDQFVKLGGKIVGEDHVVPEERDFNSIVTKVKKSGAKAVYYGGEYPAAGPLSQQLKNSVNIPLMGGDGIYSADFLKLNKKAEGDLATSVGKPVEQLESAKKFIADYKAGGYTDDYEAYGGSTYDATWAIIEAVKIAVAGNGGKVPTDLRPKTLEAMSKVKFDGVTGPVSFDEFGDTTNTMMTAYEVEKGKWAPKFSEAYKPQS from the coding sequence TTGCTCATACTCACCACAGTGCTCACCACCGGAGCACTGACGCTCACCGCCTGCGGTTCCCGCGACGACAAGGGCGGCGGCGACAACGGCGGCGGCGGCAAGACCAAGGTCGTCATCGGCGTCGACTCCCCCACCAGCGGTGACCTCTCCGCGCTGGGCCTCGGCATCCGCAACTCCGCCGACCTCGCGATCAAGACCGCGAACAAGAACAACACCGTTCCCGGCGTCGAGTTCGTCGCCCAGCCCCTCGACGACCAGGGACAGCCGAACGTCGGCCAGCAGAACGCCGCCAAGTTCATCAGCGACAAGACCGTCGTCGGCGTCGTCGGCCCGCTGAACTCCAGCATCTCCCAGGTGATGCAGAAGCCCTTCACCGACGCCAACCTCACCCAGGTCTCCCCGGCCAACACCGGAACCGAACTGACCCAGGGCGACGGCTGGAAGACCGGCGACAAGAAGCGCCCCTTCAAGGCGTACTTCCGCACCGCCACCACCGACCAGGTACAGGGCGCCTTCGCCGCGAAGTACCTCAAGGAAACCAAGAAGATCGACCAGGTCTACTTGATGGACGACCAGAAGACCTACGGTGCAGGTCTCGCCGCCTCCTTCAAGGACCAGTTCGTCAAGCTGGGCGGCAAGATCGTCGGCGAGGACCACGTCGTCCCCGAAGAGCGCGACTTCAACTCCATCGTCACCAAGGTCAAGAAGTCCGGCGCCAAGGCCGTCTACTACGGCGGCGAATACCCCGCCGCAGGCCCCCTGAGCCAGCAGCTCAAGAACAGCGTCAACATCCCGCTCATGGGCGGCGACGGCATCTACAGCGCCGACTTCCTCAAGCTCAACAAGAAGGCCGAGGGCGACCTCGCCACCTCCGTCGGCAAGCCCGTCGAACAGCTCGAATCCGCCAAGAAGTTCATCGCCGACTACAAGGCCGGCGGCTACACCGACGACTACGAGGCATACGGCGGCAGCACCTACGACGCCACCTGGGCCATCATCGAGGCCGTCAAGATCGCCGTCGCGGGCAACGGCGGCAAGGTCCCGACCGACCTGCGGCCCAAGACCCTGGAAGCCATGTCCAAGGTCAAGTTCGACGGCGTCACCGGCCCCGTCTCCTTCGACGAGTTCGGCGACACCACCAACACCATGATGACCGCCTACGAGGTCGAAAAGGGCAAGTGGGCGCCCAAGTTCAGCGAGGCGTACAAGCCGCAGTCGTAA
- a CDS encoding Xaa-Pro dipeptidyl-peptidase, translated as MARPNGTRTHSARTVRKGGVAALAASLLMALPTPAAAQEPALKIVNNETQPVFSRADAVYQQVDVETETDSDHDGRRDTIRMRILRPKETDAGLKVATIIEASPYWGGGPDVPFHDVDLDGDGLPLGKRLGEARLPSLAAAGPVTYGGYYDNYYLPRGYAVAEVDNVGSGRATGCSTSGGRNETLGAKAAVDWLAGRAKGWDPDGKPVEASWSTGDSAMMGISYNGTLPTAVASTGVKGLKAIVPISGISSWYDYYRANGGVVAPGGYQGEDTDILAKGVNSRSNPEVCAPVHDALTAGQDRESGDYTPFWKERDYLKDVGKIKAGVFVVHGFNDWNVKTKNSVQLWDALKKHGVPRKMWLHQAGHSNPMPLRMEEWLRQTHQWFDYWLYGLRNGALDEPKVDVEQADFTWRRQSEWPARGTREQTLRLNADGRLGVWPGFPVKESLTDAGRTVRAEQLVASPDARNPNRLAYTTGALREDLRVNGVPKVSVVASLKGTSPYVTALLVDYGKDTRATAGVAQDTSQPPVCYGQGIPGDTGCAYRTRHRAESADFKIVSRGWLDVRNRNSLSRQDRVAEGREYALRWGMQPQEYVFKKGHRLGVVLVSTDFDYTLRYPAGTEMSVRAGLSSVTLPVSR; from the coding sequence ATGGCGAGACCGAACGGCACCCGCACCCACTCCGCTCGTACGGTGAGGAAAGGGGGCGTGGCGGCGCTCGCCGCGTCCCTTCTGATGGCGCTGCCGACCCCGGCCGCCGCTCAGGAACCCGCGTTGAAGATCGTGAACAACGAGACGCAGCCGGTGTTCTCCCGTGCCGACGCCGTCTACCAGCAGGTCGACGTCGAGACCGAGACCGACAGTGACCACGACGGCAGGCGCGACACGATACGGATGCGGATCCTGCGCCCCAAGGAGACCGACGCCGGGCTGAAGGTCGCCACGATCATCGAGGCCAGCCCGTACTGGGGCGGCGGCCCCGACGTCCCCTTCCACGACGTCGACCTGGACGGCGACGGGCTGCCGCTCGGCAAGCGGCTCGGCGAGGCCCGGCTGCCCTCTCTCGCTGCGGCGGGCCCGGTGACGTACGGCGGGTACTACGACAACTACTACCTGCCGCGTGGTTACGCGGTCGCCGAGGTCGACAACGTCGGCTCGGGCAGGGCCACCGGCTGCTCCACCTCCGGGGGCCGCAACGAGACCCTCGGTGCGAAGGCGGCCGTGGACTGGCTGGCGGGGCGTGCCAAGGGCTGGGACCCGGACGGGAAGCCGGTGGAGGCGTCCTGGTCGACGGGCGATTCGGCGATGATGGGCATCTCGTACAACGGGACCCTGCCGACGGCTGTCGCGTCGACGGGGGTGAAGGGTCTCAAGGCGATCGTGCCGATCTCGGGGATCTCCTCCTGGTACGACTACTACCGGGCGAACGGCGGGGTCGTCGCGCCGGGCGGCTACCAGGGGGAGGACACCGACATCCTCGCCAAGGGTGTCAACAGCCGCAGCAATCCGGAGGTTTGTGCTCCGGTCCATGACGCGCTGACCGCCGGGCAGGACCGGGAGAGCGGCGACTACACCCCGTTCTGGAAGGAGCGGGACTACCTGAAGGACGTCGGGAAGATCAAGGCCGGGGTCTTCGTCGTGCACGGTTTCAACGACTGGAACGTGAAGACCAAGAACTCCGTGCAGCTGTGGGACGCCCTGAAGAAGCACGGTGTGCCGCGCAAGATGTGGCTGCACCAGGCCGGGCACAGCAACCCCATGCCGCTGCGCATGGAGGAGTGGCTGCGCCAGACCCACCAGTGGTTCGACTACTGGCTGTACGGGCTGAGGAACGGGGCCCTGGACGAGCCGAAGGTCGACGTCGAGCAGGCCGACTTCACGTGGCGGCGCCAGTCGGAGTGGCCCGCGCGCGGCACCCGGGAGCAGACGCTGCGGCTGAACGCGGACGGGCGGCTGGGGGTGTGGCCCGGCTTCCCGGTGAAGGAGTCGCTGACGGACGCGGGCCGCACGGTGCGGGCGGAGCAGCTGGTGGCCTCGCCGGACGCGCGGAACCCGAACCGGCTGGCGTACACGACGGGTGCCCTGAGGGAGGATCTGCGGGTCAACGGGGTGCCGAAGGTGTCGGTGGTGGCGTCGTTGAAGGGCACGTCGCCGTACGTGACGGCGCTGCTCGTGGACTACGGGAAGGACACCCGGGCGACGGCCGGTGTCGCCCAGGACACCTCGCAGCCGCCGGTCTGTTACGGGCAGGGCATTCCGGGTGACACCGGGTGCGCGTACCGGACCAGGCACCGTGCGGAGAGCGCCGACTTCAAGATCGTTTCCCGGGGCTGGCTGGATGTCCGCAACCGGAATTCGCTGTCCCGTCAGGACAGGGTCGCCGAGGGACGGGAGTACGCCCTGAGGTGGGGGATGCAGCCGCAGGAGTACGTCTTCAAGAAGGGGCACCGGCTGGGTGTGGTGCTCGTGTCGACGGACTTCGACTACACGCTGCGCTACCCGGCCGGGACGGAGATGTCGGTCCGGGCCGGGCTCAGCAGTGTGACGCTGCCGGTCAGCCGGTGA
- a CDS encoding PaaI family thioesterase has translation MGEQSTAKFPQEVVDEYAALGVDLVSMFSAGHLGTRMGVQIVEASADRVVGTMPVEGNTQPYGLLHGGASAVLAETLGSVGAMLHGGSKKIAVGVDLNCTHHRGARSGLVTGTATPVHRGRSTATYEIVITDEHDKRVCTARLTCMLRDVEPNGVTG, from the coding sequence ATGGGCGAGCAGTCCACCGCGAAGTTCCCGCAGGAAGTCGTCGACGAGTACGCCGCACTCGGCGTCGACCTGGTGTCGATGTTCTCCGCCGGACACCTCGGCACCCGCATGGGCGTCCAGATCGTCGAGGCATCCGCGGACCGCGTCGTCGGCACCATGCCCGTCGAGGGCAACACCCAGCCGTACGGACTGCTGCACGGCGGCGCCTCCGCCGTCCTCGCCGAGACCCTCGGCTCCGTCGGCGCGATGCTGCACGGCGGCAGCAAGAAGATCGCCGTCGGCGTCGACCTCAACTGCACCCACCACCGCGGCGCCCGCAGCGGACTGGTGACCGGCACGGCCACCCCCGTCCACCGCGGACGCTCCACCGCGACCTACGAGATCGTCATCACCGACGAGCACGACAAGCGGGTCTGCACCGCCCGCCTGACCTGCATGCTCCGCGACGTCGAACCCAACGGGGTCACCGGCTGA